ATAGGGGGGAGGCATCGGAAGGGGGGCGGAGCCCCCCTCCGAGGAACCTAGCGCAGGTGCTCCGCCATGAAGTCGGCGACCAGCGGCCGGTACTTGTAGATGATGTTGTTGCACACGTGGTTGCCCTCGGGATAGCACACCCACCACTTGGGGCCGCTGGCCTGCTCGTAGGTGCGGTACGGGTCCGCGGGCGGGATCAGGTCGTCCTTCTCGCCGTGCACGATGAGGAGCGGCGCCGTGATGTTCTTGGCCGCGCCCGAGAGGGTCGCCCCTTGGGTTTTCCGCTTCAGATCAGCCTCGTCCTTTGCCCCCCAGATGTGCATCCACCGCGTGCGGTGGAACTCGGTGCGCAGGGGCCGGTCCTCGAGGCTGTGGAGCCCGCCGGAGGACGCCACCGCCTTGATGCGCGGCTCGAAGGCCGCGCAACGGGGCGCCAGGTAGCCGCCGAGGCTGACGCCGTAGATCCCGACCCGGGTGCCATCCACGTCGTTCCGGGAGCGCAGGTAGTCGATGGCTGCGGTGGCCGTCACCTCGAAGTCCACGCGCATCTTCATCCGGTACCAGGTGTCGCCCTGGCCGGGTCCGTCCAGGGTCAGGGTGGCGAGCCCGCGGCGGAGGAAGAAGATCTCCGAGGTGGCGTGCTCTTCCTTCGCCGAGTCGAGCCCGGAGAGGAAGATCACCACCGGCGGGCGTGTCACCCCCCGGGGCTTGCGCAGGTAGGCCGGGAGCCGAATCGCTTCCAGCGGGAACTCCACGCGCTCGCCGGGCGGATCCAGGGTGGAGAGGGCCTGCCGGTAGCA
This portion of the Candidatus Rokuibacteriota bacterium genome encodes:
- a CDS encoding alpha/beta hydrolase, encoding MPDEILTQVRTSWEPRFVANGVDMNDYRWTVEGLERWEQWYGAWMALGKKHEDMAIEALGKGRAATVGEAHYRAAIAYHFAVFCWVHNLDEYTAGHEKRVACYRQALSTLDPPGERVEFPLEAIRLPAYLRKPRGVTRPPVVIFLSGLDSAKEEHATSEIFFLRRGLATLTLDGPGQGDTWYRMKMRVDFEVTATAAIDYLRSRNDVDGTRVGIYGVSLGGYLAPRCAAFEPRIKAVASSGGLHSLEDRPLRTEFHRTRWMHIWGAKDEADLKRKTQGATLSGAAKNITAPLLIVHGEKDDLIPPADPYRTYEQASGPKWWVCYPEGNHVCNNIIYKYRPLVADFMAEHLR